From a single Microbacterium terrisoli genomic region:
- a CDS encoding ATP-dependent DNA helicase: MTALTPEAIAAALGQFPPTAEQSAVISSPLAPALVVAGAGSGKTETMAARVVWLVANRIVRRDEILGLTFTRKAAGELTERIQRRLARLAEFERAGLIAHLPVLHAEGALDVFGAIERSGCSVRDRNTALAELVARTGARAQAQDTETLLHRPTVSTYNSFADAIVREHAVRIGRDPEAAVLSESAAWLLMRRVVYASDDPRLEAVERAPRTVIDAALRIARDGVDHLVDLDALAAFPEQFRTVAQLPSIRRGTTVYADVTKAVGCVDALELLVTLARDYNDQKRRLGVLDFSDQVAGALQAVRGHPSVAAEMRSRFAVVLLDEYQDTSVAQTELLSALFADRAVMAVGDPHQAIYGWRGASSGNLGGFAGAFAHDEACGSFALMTSWRNSRAVLRAAEAVLAPLAASAPVPVGALLPREEAPDGAVEIAVEDDLDAETERVAAWFEQVRSERAAAGRTTTGAILFRAKKHMVRFADALAARGIPHRILGLGGLLSTPEVVDVVSALRVISDPRAGSALIRLLAGPRWAIGLPDLRELAGLSRRIAQHDASLQRLEPVVAERVRTGGDESGSLVDALDFVLRVPDDHSWLAGLTAQARVRLREAAAVFAGLRQSAAAPVIELVRLIERELRLDIELAANEARGPARVAAAQLRAFTDEVHAFLAADETGSLSSLLAWLDHAEQLDEFAPRTEPAEDDVVQLLTIHGSKGLEWDAVAVVRLVDGELPTAAKDTKAWLGFGVLPYEFRGDAPWLPALAWRTAQTQQQIKTAIDDFAAANRERQIDEDRRLAYVAVTRARDHLLLTGSPWSGTMRPRSHSPFLIEIAQAQGAVLPDGDPGENPYQGEKRMLSWPLDALGARRARVMDAATAVRAALEAERPAPDDDLALLLAERDLRQAPASGRAPVRIPASRYKDFVADYAGTVAAIARPMPERPFRQTRLGTLFHSWVEQRSGLVGAAGSLDDALWELSSDEQDLGHADAAELERLKDAFARSPWASLQPIAVETEIDFRFTGLDDADHLAICKLDAVYRRGERFEIVDWKTGAPPRTAAERAERMLQLELYRRAYHQKHGVPLDQIDVVLYYVAHDLILRA; encoded by the coding sequence ATGACCGCGCTCACACCCGAAGCGATCGCCGCGGCACTCGGCCAGTTTCCGCCCACCGCCGAGCAGAGCGCCGTGATCTCATCGCCGCTCGCGCCGGCGCTCGTGGTCGCCGGGGCCGGCAGCGGCAAGACCGAGACGATGGCGGCGCGAGTGGTGTGGCTCGTGGCCAACCGCATCGTGCGGCGCGACGAGATCCTGGGACTCACCTTCACCCGCAAGGCCGCCGGCGAGCTGACAGAGCGCATCCAACGGCGCCTGGCGCGCCTGGCCGAGTTCGAGCGGGCGGGCCTGATCGCGCACCTTCCGGTGCTGCACGCCGAAGGCGCCCTCGACGTGTTCGGCGCGATCGAACGCTCCGGCTGCAGCGTGCGCGACCGGAACACGGCGCTGGCCGAACTCGTCGCGCGCACCGGCGCGCGCGCGCAGGCGCAAGACACCGAGACGCTGCTGCACCGGCCGACGGTGTCGACCTACAACAGCTTCGCCGACGCGATCGTCCGCGAACACGCGGTGCGCATCGGGCGTGACCCCGAAGCGGCGGTCTTGAGCGAATCGGCGGCCTGGCTGCTGATGCGCCGCGTCGTCTACGCCAGCGACGATCCGCGTCTGGAGGCCGTGGAGCGTGCGCCGCGCACGGTGATCGATGCGGCCCTGCGCATCGCCCGCGACGGAGTCGATCACCTCGTCGATCTCGACGCACTCGCCGCCTTCCCCGAGCAGTTCCGCACGGTGGCGCAGCTGCCCTCCATCCGCCGCGGCACGACGGTGTACGCCGATGTCACCAAGGCCGTCGGCTGTGTGGACGCGCTGGAACTGCTCGTGACGCTGGCCCGCGACTACAACGACCAGAAGCGACGGCTGGGAGTGCTCGACTTCTCGGATCAGGTGGCCGGCGCTCTGCAGGCCGTGCGCGGCCATCCCTCCGTCGCCGCCGAGATGCGTTCGCGTTTCGCCGTCGTGCTGCTGGACGAGTATCAAGACACCTCGGTCGCGCAGACCGAGCTGCTCTCCGCGCTGTTCGCCGACCGTGCGGTGATGGCCGTCGGTGATCCGCATCAGGCGATCTACGGCTGGCGCGGGGCCAGTTCGGGCAACCTCGGGGGGTTCGCGGGGGCGTTCGCGCACGACGAGGCCTGCGGATCGTTCGCGCTCATGACCAGCTGGCGCAACAGCCGTGCGGTGCTGCGGGCAGCCGAAGCCGTTCTGGCTCCGCTCGCGGCGAGCGCGCCGGTGCCGGTGGGTGCGCTGCTCCCGCGCGAGGAGGCGCCCGACGGGGCGGTCGAGATCGCCGTCGAAGACGATCTCGACGCCGAGACGGAGCGCGTCGCGGCCTGGTTCGAGCAGGTCCGCAGCGAGCGGGCGGCCGCTGGCCGCACGACGACCGGGGCCATTCTGTTCCGGGCCAAGAAGCACATGGTGCGCTTCGCCGACGCCCTGGCCGCGCGAGGCATCCCGCACCGCATCCTGGGGCTGGGCGGACTGCTGTCCACGCCCGAGGTGGTCGACGTGGTCAGCGCGCTGCGGGTGATCAGCGATCCGCGTGCGGGATCGGCGCTGATCCGGCTGCTGGCCGGTCCCCGGTGGGCGATCGGGTTGCCCGACCTGCGGGAGCTTGCGGGACTCTCGCGCCGCATCGCGCAGCATGATGCATCGCTGCAGCGGCTCGAACCCGTCGTGGCCGAGCGCGTCCGCACCGGCGGGGACGAGTCGGGCTCGCTCGTGGACGCGCTGGATTTCGTGCTGCGCGTTCCCGACGATCACTCGTGGCTGGCGGGTCTGACCGCTCAGGCCCGCGTTCGACTGCGCGAGGCGGCGGCGGTGTTCGCCGGGTTGCGCCAGTCGGCGGCGGCACCGGTGATCGAACTGGTGCGCCTGATCGAACGCGAACTGCGGCTGGACATCGAGCTGGCCGCCAACGAGGCACGTGGCCCGGCGCGGGTCGCCGCTGCGCAGCTGCGCGCGTTCACCGATGAGGTGCATGCGTTCCTGGCCGCCGACGAGACAGGGTCGCTGTCGAGCCTGCTGGCCTGGCTCGACCACGCCGAGCAGCTCGACGAATTCGCTCCGCGCACCGAACCCGCCGAAGACGACGTCGTGCAGCTGCTGACCATCCATGGGTCGAAGGGGCTGGAGTGGGACGCCGTGGCCGTGGTGCGCCTGGTCGACGGCGAACTGCCCACGGCCGCAAAAGACACGAAGGCATGGCTCGGATTCGGCGTGCTGCCCTACGAGTTCCGCGGCGATGCGCCGTGGCTGCCCGCGCTGGCCTGGCGCACCGCCCAGACCCAGCAGCAGATCAAGACCGCGATCGACGACTTCGCCGCCGCCAACCGTGAGCGTCAGATCGACGAGGACCGGCGGCTGGCGTATGTCGCAGTCACCCGGGCGCGCGATCATCTGCTGCTGACCGGCTCGCCGTGGTCGGGCACGATGCGCCCGAGATCGCACAGCCCGTTCCTGATCGAGATCGCGCAGGCGCAGGGCGCGGTGCTGCCCGACGGCGATCCGGGGGAGAACCCCTACCAGGGGGAGAAGCGCATGCTCAGCTGGCCGTTGGACGCCCTGGGCGCGCGTCGGGCGCGGGTCATGGATGCCGCGACCGCTGTGCGCGCGGCGCTCGAGGCAGAACGGCCCGCCCCCGACGATGACCTGGCGCTGCTGCTGGCCGAGCGTGATCTGCGGCAGGCTCCGGCATCCGGCCGCGCCCCGGTGCGCATTCCCGCGTCGCGCTACAAGGACTTCGTCGCCGACTATGCGGGAACCGTCGCCGCGATCGCCCGCCCCATGCCGGAGCGGCCGTTCCGCCAGACCCGGCTGGGCACCCTGTTCCACAGCTGGGTCGAACAGCGTTCCGGGCTCGTGGGTGCGGCAGGCTCACTCGACGATGCGCTGTGGGAGCTCTCGTCCGACGAGCAGGACCTCGGGCACGCCGATGCGGCGGAACTCGAGCGACTGAAGGACGCGTTCGCCCGTTCGCCGTGGGCCTCGCTGCAGCCGATCGCCGTCGAGACCGAGATCGATTTCCGGTTCACCGGACTCGATGACGCCGACCATCTGGCGATCTGCAAGCTGGATGCCGTCTACCGGCGCGGTGAGCGCTTCGAGATCGTGGACTGGAAGACCGGTGCGCCTCCGCGCACCGCCGCCGAGCGAGCGGAGCGGATGCTGCAGCTCGAACTGTACCGTCGTGCCTACCACCAGAAGCACGGGGTTCCGCTGGATCAGATCGACGTCGTGCTCTACTACGTCGCGCACGACCTCATTCTGAGGGCGTGA
- a CDS encoding aminoglycoside phosphotransferase, with protein MARSPLTLAAAVTSAVPQASVIAVSALTEHGAGRFDSALAELSDGRRVVVRAATDDDTAAELAAQARALRALTSGVRALLPFAAPTLLGQARVGDAPAIVVSHLPGYRVDAADVPAGRGTATTLGAAIAAVHALPDSVARAESLPELTAAQTRADAERLLDRVATSHRLPVSLLSRWSKAVGASRIWQFEPTLTLGGTTTDAFVFADRDGVPTVSGLLTWHGLRVGDPAADLRWTASAPEAARDVFDAYTEASVRTPDAWLRIRARLYAEFEFARWLVHGHDEGRDDIVDDAVDLLTALADSVVDDDLLADDAVDVDDTIALLGRVPGAAGGIDTSMQTDAFGPDDTAFFSEQIGGRTETSSPADPDATAPIDVSGWVGRDGDADAVADADRASEAALRRWAASS; from the coding sequence ATGGCACGCTCACCCCTCACTCTAGCGGCGGCTGTGACCTCGGCAGTCCCGCAGGCCTCGGTCATCGCGGTCAGCGCGCTCACCGAACACGGCGCCGGCCGCTTCGATTCGGCGCTGGCCGAGTTGTCGGACGGGCGACGCGTCGTGGTGCGCGCGGCCACAGACGACGACACCGCAGCCGAACTCGCCGCGCAGGCACGGGCCCTGCGCGCACTGACCTCGGGCGTGCGTGCCCTGCTGCCCTTCGCGGCGCCGACCCTCCTCGGGCAGGCGCGCGTCGGCGACGCGCCGGCGATCGTGGTCAGTCACCTGCCCGGCTACCGCGTCGATGCCGCCGACGTTCCCGCAGGCCGCGGAACGGCCACCACGCTCGGAGCGGCCATCGCCGCTGTGCACGCGCTTCCGGACTCGGTGGCACGCGCCGAGTCGTTGCCGGAGCTGACCGCGGCGCAGACACGCGCCGATGCCGAGCGCCTGCTGGATCGCGTCGCGACCAGTCACCGTCTTCCGGTGTCGCTGCTCTCACGCTGGAGCAAGGCGGTCGGCGCCTCGCGCATCTGGCAATTCGAACCGACTCTGACCTTGGGCGGGACCACCACCGACGCTTTCGTCTTCGCCGATCGCGACGGCGTGCCCACGGTCTCGGGGCTGCTCACCTGGCACGGGCTGCGCGTGGGCGACCCGGCAGCCGACCTGCGCTGGACCGCATCCGCACCCGAGGCTGCACGAGACGTGTTCGACGCCTACACCGAAGCGAGCGTGCGCACGCCCGACGCCTGGCTGCGCATCCGCGCGCGGCTGTACGCCGAGTTCGAATTCGCCCGCTGGCTCGTGCACGGCCACGACGAAGGCCGCGACGACATCGTCGATGACGCGGTGGACCTGCTGACCGCCCTGGCCGACTCTGTCGTCGACGACGATCTGCTCGCCGATGACGCGGTCGACGTCGACGACACCATCGCCCTGCTCGGGCGCGTGCCCGGCGCCGCCGGCGGCATCGATACATCGATGCAGACAGACGCCTTCGGCCCGGACGACACCGCGTTCTTCAGCGAGCAGATCGGCGGCCGGACCGAGACGTCCTCACCGGCCGACCCGGACGCGACGGCACCCATCGACGTGAGCGGGTGGGTGGGCCGGGACGGTGACGCGGATGCCGTGGCCGACGCCGACCGTGCGTCCGAGGCCGCGCTGCGACGCTGGGCGGCCTCGTCCTGA
- the nudC gene encoding NAD(+) diphosphatase, translated as MTAQSREGRHNRSSGPAPAFGRSGFDRSAHERSDADLIARLRGDASTRTLVIRGDRAQLGADGGLRFRGGSDVADAAHWAFLGRASDGSAMLAAVLDPDAADLPDGPWVALRAAGAGLSAEEADAFVTAVALGRWLSDSTYCPACGAATRVQAAGWARRCDSCGREHFPRTDPAVIMAVESSGGPDRLLLGSNVLWGLNRFSCFAGFVEAGESAEAAVARELLEESGIQVSDVRYCSSQAWPYPRSLMLGFRARAVADDRARPDGDEIAALRWFTRAEIGEALQRGAWGDDAEGDDILLPGPASIAHRLIADWYAEAE; from the coding sequence ATGACCGCACAATCGCGCGAGGGAAGACACAATCGGTCGTCCGGCCCGGCACCCGCGTTCGGTCGGTCCGGATTCGATCGCAGCGCCCATGAGCGCAGCGACGCAGACCTCATCGCGCGACTGCGGGGCGATGCTTCCACGCGCACGCTGGTCATCCGCGGCGATCGCGCCCAGCTGGGCGCGGACGGCGGGTTGCGCTTCCGCGGCGGCAGCGACGTGGCGGATGCCGCGCACTGGGCGTTTCTGGGCCGGGCGTCGGACGGATCGGCCATGCTGGCCGCGGTTCTCGACCCCGACGCGGCCGATCTCCCGGACGGACCCTGGGTCGCGCTACGTGCGGCCGGTGCGGGCTTGTCGGCAGAAGAGGCCGACGCCTTCGTGACGGCGGTGGCGCTGGGGCGCTGGCTGAGCGACTCCACGTACTGCCCGGCGTGCGGGGCCGCCACTCGCGTGCAGGCGGCCGGCTGGGCGCGGCGGTGCGACTCCTGCGGGCGCGAGCATTTTCCGCGCACCGACCCGGCCGTGATCATGGCGGTGGAGAGCTCCGGAGGCCCGGATCGGCTGCTGCTGGGTTCGAATGTGCTGTGGGGGCTCAATCGCTTCTCGTGCTTCGCCGGGTTCGTCGAGGCGGGCGAGTCGGCCGAGGCGGCCGTCGCCCGCGAGCTTCTCGAGGAGTCGGGCATCCAGGTCAGTGACGTGCGGTACTGCTCGTCTCAGGCGTGGCCGTACCCGCGCTCGCTCATGCTGGGCTTTCGCGCACGCGCCGTCGCCGACGACCGGGCCCGCCCCGACGGCGACGAGATCGCCGCGCTGCGCTGGTTCACCCGCGCTGAGATCGGTGAGGCCCTGCAACGCGGCGCGTGGGGCGACGATGCCGAAGGCGACGACATCCTCTTGCCGGGGCCGGCCTCGATCGCGCACCGCCTCATCGCCGACTGGTACGCGGAGGCCGAATGA
- a CDS encoding ATP-dependent helicase encodes MTGPLDGLDPQQLEAATALRGPVCVLAGAGAGKTRVITRRIAHGVDTGAYSPGRVMAVTFTAKAAGEMRGRLRALGIGGVSARTFHAAALAQLNFFWPTVAGDSAPAIVDNKVRLLAHAADGIGLSVDTATLRDVASQIEWRKVTMRSIDRYAADRPAGVGGLGIERLVDLQRAYEKLKDERRQLDFEDVLLACAGMLEAEPRVAAAVREQYRHFTVDEYQDVSPLQNRLLEVWLGQRRDLCVVGDASQTIYSFAGADAGYLRDFGTRYPDATVVRLSTSYRCAQPVLGVANELMRGRPGALLLHAADPAAPSTEQLPATAAGAPRPTVTTFANDADEAAGVASAIAAQLHDGADPREIAVLYRAHAQSVPLLQSLAAVQIPATVLGGRRFFDIPEVRQAVLALRGASVAPISRGFVDAVRDVLRSLGLTDDPPPAGGALRDAWEARRALLRLAEEAPAQTSLRAFTDDLMARAKDQHEPGMRTVTLATLHAAKGLEWRHVHIIGMSEGLLPISYATTFEQIDEERRLTYVGVTRAALTLSLSWSRVGDRMRERQPSRFLREIGSRTLRAVDGSARNGGASARTASASASRAHR; translated from the coding sequence ATGACCGGCCCGTTGGACGGCCTCGACCCGCAGCAGCTCGAGGCGGCCACCGCGCTGCGCGGACCGGTCTGCGTGCTGGCCGGAGCCGGTGCGGGAAAGACGCGGGTGATCACCCGGCGCATCGCGCACGGGGTCGACACCGGCGCCTATTCTCCGGGCCGGGTGATGGCAGTGACCTTCACCGCCAAGGCTGCCGGAGAGATGCGCGGGCGGCTGCGGGCGCTCGGCATCGGCGGTGTGTCCGCCCGGACGTTCCATGCCGCGGCCCTGGCCCAGCTGAACTTCTTCTGGCCGACGGTGGCGGGCGATTCTGCACCGGCGATCGTCGACAACAAGGTGCGACTGCTCGCACATGCCGCCGACGGCATCGGACTGTCGGTGGACACGGCCACGCTGCGCGACGTCGCGTCGCAGATCGAGTGGCGCAAGGTCACGATGCGATCGATCGATCGCTACGCCGCCGACAGACCGGCCGGTGTCGGAGGGCTGGGCATCGAGCGACTGGTGGACCTGCAGCGTGCCTACGAGAAGCTGAAAGACGAGCGCCGGCAGCTCGATTTCGAAGACGTGCTGCTCGCGTGCGCCGGCATGCTCGAGGCAGAGCCGCGCGTGGCTGCCGCCGTCCGTGAGCAGTACCGGCACTTCACCGTCGACGAATACCAGGATGTCTCGCCGCTGCAGAACCGTCTGCTGGAGGTGTGGCTCGGCCAGCGCCGCGACCTGTGCGTGGTGGGTGACGCGAGCCAGACGATCTATTCGTTCGCGGGTGCCGACGCGGGGTATCTGCGGGATTTCGGCACGCGGTACCCCGATGCGACCGTCGTACGGCTCTCGACGAGCTATCGGTGTGCGCAACCCGTGCTGGGCGTGGCCAACGAGCTCATGCGAGGGCGTCCCGGTGCGCTGCTCCTGCACGCTGCTGACCCTGCGGCCCCGTCGACCGAACAGCTGCCGGCAACGGCGGCGGGCGCGCCGCGACCGACGGTGACGACATTCGCGAATGACGCGGACGAGGCCGCGGGCGTGGCCTCAGCCATCGCCGCGCAGCTGCACGACGGTGCGGACCCGCGCGAGATCGCCGTGTTGTACCGTGCGCACGCCCAGTCGGTGCCGCTGCTGCAGTCGTTGGCGGCCGTGCAGATTCCGGCGACGGTGCTGGGCGGGCGACGCTTCTTCGACATTCCCGAGGTGCGCCAGGCAGTGCTCGCATTGCGGGGCGCCTCGGTCGCGCCGATCTCGCGCGGTTTCGTGGATGCCGTGCGCGACGTGCTGCGTTCTCTCGGGCTGACCGATGACCCGCCGCCGGCGGGCGGTGCGCTGCGCGACGCGTGGGAGGCCCGGCGGGCACTGCTGCGGCTGGCGGAGGAAGCACCCGCGCAGACCTCGCTGCGCGCGTTCACCGATGATCTGATGGCGCGGGCGAAAGACCAGCACGAACCCGGCATGCGGACGGTGACACTGGCGACGCTGCACGCGGCCAAGGGCCTGGAATGGCGGCACGTGCACATCATCGGCATGTCCGAAGGGCTCCTGCCGATCTCGTACGCGACGACGTTCGAGCAGATCGACGAAGAGCGGCGCCTGACCTATGTCGGCGTCACGCGGGCAGCGCTGACGCTGTCGCTGTCGTGGTCGCGCGTCGGGGATCGGATGCGGGAACGGCAGCCGTCACGCTTTCTGCGAGAGATCGGCAGCCGCACGCTGCGTGCGGTCGATGGGTCCGCCAGGAACGGCGGTGCGAGCGCGCGGACAGCGTCAGCGAGCGCGTCACGGGCGCATCGCTGA
- a CDS encoding zinc-dependent metalloprotease has translation MADDDRSPEDDFAELMRQLFGASGTPDPEQLEQLRALGVDPAMMQGIMNQMQQALRNAPAGGIAWDLAKRQALHIANQSDKGVTTGQRGEFDQAFTLATLWLSEATAISDLGSPPQAMTRGQWVEATLPVWQELAEPVATSIADALTEALRSQAPEEMQQLVQGAGQVMRTLGGSMFATQLGQVIGQLSLQVVSGGDVGIPVMPAGTAAILPQNFADFGRDLGVPEDQLALYLSTRELAHARLFRHARWLRLHVIAQVTEFARGVHVDTDALEDMAGRFDPNNPQELREALESGALLPARSEAQTAALARLENLLATIEGWVEVVTADATGRLPSADRIAEAVRRRRAVGGPAEKALGSLVGLELRPRRMREAAAMWRAVTDAVGVTDRDALWDYSDLMPSADDIDDPSDLIARLQARSRGEQAPRDEMDDALEALLRGDFDAQGPEAGSTDEPTTDEGTQGGPAHDGTDSPADDDPQGPRPV, from the coding sequence GTGGCAGACGACGACCGCTCCCCCGAGGACGATTTCGCCGAGCTCATGCGGCAGCTCTTCGGCGCATCGGGCACGCCCGATCCCGAGCAGCTCGAGCAGCTGCGCGCACTGGGCGTCGACCCGGCGATGATGCAGGGCATCATGAATCAGATGCAGCAGGCGCTGCGCAACGCCCCTGCCGGCGGCATTGCGTGGGATCTGGCCAAGCGCCAGGCACTGCACATCGCGAACCAGAGCGACAAGGGTGTGACCACCGGCCAGCGCGGCGAGTTCGACCAGGCCTTCACGCTGGCGACGCTGTGGCTCAGCGAAGCCACCGCCATCTCGGACCTCGGCTCGCCGCCGCAGGCGATGACGCGCGGACAGTGGGTGGAGGCCACCCTGCCGGTGTGGCAGGAGCTCGCAGAGCCCGTGGCCACGAGCATCGCCGACGCGCTGACCGAGGCACTGCGCTCGCAGGCGCCCGAGGAGATGCAGCAGCTCGTGCAGGGTGCCGGCCAGGTGATGCGCACGCTGGGAGGCAGCATGTTCGCCACCCAGCTCGGGCAGGTGATCGGACAGCTCTCGTTGCAGGTGGTCTCCGGCGGCGATGTCGGAATCCCGGTGATGCCCGCCGGCACGGCCGCGATCCTGCCGCAGAACTTCGCCGATTTCGGACGTGATCTCGGAGTGCCCGAAGATCAGCTCGCACTGTATCTGTCCACGCGCGAACTCGCGCACGCGCGTCTGTTCCGGCACGCGCGTTGGCTGCGGCTGCACGTGATCGCCCAGGTGACCGAGTTCGCACGCGGAGTGCACGTCGACACCGATGCGCTCGAAGACATGGCAGGACGCTTCGACCCCAACAACCCGCAAGAACTGCGCGAGGCGCTCGAGAGCGGCGCGCTGCTGCCGGCGCGATCCGAAGCGCAGACGGCCGCCCTCGCGCGCCTGGAGAACCTGCTGGCCACGATCGAAGGCTGGGTCGAGGTCGTGACCGCCGATGCGACCGGACGTCTGCCCTCCGCCGACCGCATCGCCGAGGCCGTCCGCCGTCGCCGGGCGGTGGGCGGACCGGCCGAGAAGGCGCTGGGTTCGCTGGTCGGCCTCGAACTGCGTCCGCGCCGCATGCGTGAGGCCGCGGCGATGTGGCGGGCGGTGACCGACGCGGTGGGAGTGACCGACCGCGACGCGCTGTGGGACTACTCCGACCTCATGCCGTCGGCCGACGACATCGACGACCCGTCCGACCTGATCGCCCGCCTGCAGGCACGCTCGCGCGGCGAGCAGGCTCCTCGTGACGAGATGGATGACGCGCTGGAGGCGCTGCTGCGCGGTGATTTCGATGCGCAGGGTCCGGAGGCGGGATCGACTGACGAGCCCACCACCGACGAGGGCACGCAGGGCGGGCCGGCACACGACGGCACCGACAGTCCGGCCGACGACGATCCGCAGGGACCGCGCCCGGTCTGA
- a CDS encoding YlbL family protein, with translation MALFDENVTVAPAPRRRRPRGTVIGIWAISVAVVVLLILTFLPTAYVIQRPGPVFDTLGSAQNASGKEVPLITVSGAPTYPTAGALFLLTVQVVGNPQQTPSWLQLAGAWFDPSRAVVPIQAVFPAGQTSQERDQESAEMMVDSQKEATAAALTELGYTVTPKLTVYSLVEDSASDGILQKGDVITEADGTKITDADTLRDVIAKGDGAPVAMTIIRDGKTEHVSVTPKQATVDGKTAWLIGVTLTTDFDFPVDVTLQLNDVGGPSAGMMFALGIIDTMTPGELNGGKKIAGTGTIDAKGDVGAIGGIRQKLFGAADAGARYFLAPASNCDEVVGHVPSGLRVFAVKKLDDSMRVLEAVSAGGDLNALPTCH, from the coding sequence GTGGCTCTGTTCGACGAGAACGTGACGGTCGCGCCCGCGCCGCGCCGACGGCGCCCCCGGGGCACCGTCATCGGCATCTGGGCGATCAGTGTGGCGGTGGTGGTGCTGCTGATTCTCACGTTCCTGCCGACGGCCTACGTGATCCAGCGACCCGGACCGGTGTTCGACACGCTCGGCAGTGCGCAGAACGCGTCCGGCAAAGAGGTGCCGCTGATCACCGTGTCGGGTGCGCCGACCTATCCGACGGCCGGCGCGCTGTTCCTTCTGACCGTTCAGGTGGTCGGAAACCCGCAGCAGACGCCGTCGTGGCTGCAGCTGGCCGGCGCGTGGTTCGATCCGTCTCGTGCGGTCGTGCCGATCCAGGCCGTCTTCCCCGCCGGCCAGACGTCGCAGGAGCGCGACCAGGAGTCGGCGGAGATGATGGTCGACTCGCAGAAGGAGGCGACAGCGGCGGCTCTGACCGAACTCGGCTACACCGTGACGCCCAAGCTGACGGTCTACTCGCTGGTCGAGGACTCGGCATCCGATGGCATTCTGCAGAAGGGCGACGTGATCACCGAGGCCGACGGCACGAAGATCACGGATGCCGACACCCTGCGCGATGTGATCGCCAAGGGTGACGGCGCGCCGGTCGCGATGACCATCATCAGAGACGGCAAGACCGAGCACGTGTCGGTGACCCCGAAGCAGGCCACCGTGGACGGCAAGACGGCGTGGCTGATCGGGGTGACACTGACCACGGACTTCGACTTCCCCGTCGATGTGACCTTGCAGCTGAACGACGTGGGCGGCCCGTCGGCGGGCATGATGTTCGCGCTGGGCATCATCGACACGATGACTCCGGGTGAGCTGAACGGCGGCAAGAAGATCGCCGGGACCGGCACCATCGATGCGAAGGGAGACGTCGGTGCGATCGGGGGCATCCGGCAGAAGCTTTTCGGGGCCGCCGACGCGGGAGCACGCTACTTCCTGGCCCCGGCATCCAACTGCGATGAAGTCGTCGGGCACGTCCCCTCGGGCCTGCGCGTGTTCGCAGTGAAGAAGCTCGATGACTCGATGCGGGTGCTCGAAGCGGTCAGCGCCGGCGGCGATCTGAATGCACTGCCGACCTGTCACTGA